Below is a window of Xiphophorus couchianus chromosome 1, X_couchianus-1.0, whole genome shotgun sequence DNA.
GATTTCTCTGTTTCTAAGCTTTTGGAAGCAACTTTAGTATTGAAAGTATTTTCTAAGGATTTACATTTAAGTGTGGTACATCTTAGTGTTTTTCATTACTGCACAGCAGAGCTCAATTCTAAGTTATCTTCTCtcaaatttttgtattttcaaaaaagGATGTTAAAGAAAGACTGCACAGTTGAGTGCACTATTGCTTTGTAACAGTAAGATCTGGAtgtcaaattgttttatttatagttcAGGTCAACTCCTACAAGgtataattgaaataaaacgaagtttttaaaaatattttctgtcatttgtaaaaaacaaattaagaaaggaaaaggagaaagaaaacaagtgattaaaattgaaaattggATTTGGTATGAAAAGAATCTGAGATTTTAGTTTCATGCCATATTGCCCGGCCCTACCCACAATTCTGTGCTGCATCACtttcacatgaccaaacaaaaaccATGGGGCGAACCCACTATCCCTCCTCAAGCACACAAACTAGATGGTGGTTGATGATTAAAAAGTAACACCAGCCGATGTGTCATGCATctcttttagaaaatgtaaaatgcaataatttgaACTATAGTACAtgttcagtgtttcttttttgtttttggtgtgtttCTCATCCAGAATGGCTGTTGATAGTGGACACATGGATAGCGACTGCGACTGGGATGGTCGCTGGAATCATGTGAAGAAGTTTTTGGAAAGGCCGGGTCCTTTCACCCATCCTGACTTTGAGCCAAGCACCGAGGTGACCACcatgaaaatgtgaataatgtCCATCACTGTTCAGATGTAGTTTGGTTTAAATACGGCTGTTTTTGTCGAATTAGTCTCTGCAGTTTTTATTGGAGACCTGCAAGATTCTGGTCATCGGTGCAGGAGGACTTGGATGTGAACTCCTTAAGAACCTGGTAAGGAAGTTGCTTTAATCGTTCCTATAATGGCATATGAAATCCATTCTGTCTGGGCTATTTGAAATGCAATattatatcaatatttttttcgtttttctATTTAGGCCCTGTCTGGGTTTCGCCTTATTCATGTGGTTGACATGGATACCATTGATGTGTCAAATCTTAATAGGCAGTTTCTTTTCAGGTTAGTTTGACctctataatttaaaaaagtcattGTTAACAGGAGCCAAGATGGTTTGTGAGAAGGGTTTAATCAAAGTAAATTTACTTAATATTATGGGAAAATTTCCTAAATTTCTCATGtattagtatttaaaaatagtATTTATTCCATCCATCCCCAGACCTGATGTTTCATCGTCTCCTACACATAAAGCTGGTATATAACAGCTTGCCACATGTTTCATAAATATCAATTCTTTGTGTAGGCCCAAAGACGTTGGAAGACCAAAGGCGGATGTGGCTGCTGATTTTATCAATAGTCGTATCTCAGGATGTAAAGTTGTCCCGTATCCTTCACTCTTGATCCTGCATAAACAATTCATGTTTAGCTAACATTGTGTTGTATGACTGCATAGTTCCCTGGCTTTTTCCTGAGTGATAGCATTCAGTCACTTTAAAAAGATTCAAGACTTTGATGATTCTTTCTATAGGCGTAAGTGCATTTCTGTCTCTAAACCTCAGCAGAGTTAATCAGTTATTTTAATGACTGAGGGGTAAAACTCATTCCAAGCTGTTTATCGTTGCAGAGTTTCACATCATTGTCTGCGGACTTGACTCCATTATTGCTAGACGCTGGATAAATGGAATGCTGGtacaatttaaatgaaagaaaaattttttattttttcctcttgtcTGTTATTACCTGCTGTTTTTGTGGAGAGGTTTAGCTAACCTAATTGATTGATCTCTGTAGATATCTCTCTTGAGCTATGAAGATGGAGTGCTTGATCCCAGCTCCATCATCCCCCTCATCGACGGGGGGACGGAGGGCTTTAAAGGAAACGCTCGTGTCATCCTGCCGGGCATGACTGCGTGTATTGATTGCACACTGGAGCTGTACCCACCACAGGTAGCACTCACATTTTTTCTAGGTTCACTTTTGAAACCTAGAAAGTCTGTTGATCTATGATAAGTTTTCAGCCTGGTGTGGGCATTAATcccagtttaaattttttagtGTGAGATTTTTACTGCATATGACCGAAAAAGTCAaacttccagcaggacaaattATGAATCATCTATGTACAGAAACATCACCTGTTCCACTTGTCCTGAGAGCTTTTATTTAGCATAACTTTCAGCCTGAACGAAATTATGTAATGTAAAGCAGTCTGCTAGAGGAAGCtttgtgaaaataaagaatGTTTAAAGAATTTAACTTTCATGGTTTTGAGATATAAACTAAAGAGGAGCtaaaaaatcagaagaaataaaGTAAGATAAATAACGATAtggaaaatgaaattatttttgaaaacaaaacaaaatgtgagacTCACAGTCCTCATGAAAAATGCTTATCTTTGAATTGTTTCAATCCACAGATAAATTTCCCCATGTGTACCATCGCAACAATGCCGCGGCTACCAGAACACTGCGTGGAATACGCCAGAATATTACAGTGGGCCAAAGAAAGGCCTTTTGGAGGTTTGCGCCAATCTAAATGTatataatgtgaaaaaaaaatctatgagtTCGTATAAATGTTTATTACCTCTGCCTTCTTCTCAACTAGACACGAGTTTAGACGGTGACAATCCAGAACACATTCAGTGGGTGTTTGAGAAATCCCAAGAAAGAGCGGCAGAGTTTAACATCACAGGAGTGACGTACAGACTCACGCAAGGTGAGACTGTGAAttacaaaattttaattgatGCAGCGCTAATTTGTCACACCACTTCTTATTTTTGAGAGAGCTGATGGAATTAACCTCAGAGTCGGCTTTTGTGTTGCAGGAGTTGTGAAGAGGATTATTCCTGCTGTGGCATCAACTAATGCTGTTATTGCTGGTATGAAACTTGGGTTTTTAAAGCAGTTATGTTTCTTCACCAGTGCTTCAGGCATCAACAGTTTCAACataacagcttgtttttttttttcaatttgtttttttgtttttaattatagtgttttaaattttaaatgcagtAGAAGTTCTTCAAACTCACCTCTGTTGACATAGAAACAGAGGAACTGTCTTTCTTTTGTTGgcaacattttttcttcctGAATGAGTGTTATTAGTCACAATACCCCTCCAGTCCACAATACCCCTCCTGTGTATCTAGAAGCTCAGTCTTGTCCTGCTGTTAAATTACAAAGGGACTCATGTATAATCACTGTACACGCACCAAAAATGTGCAGCACAATATTTTACAActcggcatgtataaaaatgaatgttGCGTGAAAGTGAGTGGTAATCCATGCAAACTTTATATGCGGCAGCACCACAAACGTTTTTTAGGCAACAATAACAAACTAGAAAGCACCAAAACTCCCCCATATAACCGGAATTTTGACTCCTTTCAGTGATATTTAACTGAAGGAGCATCAAACCCAAACTTTCCTGTGTGATTcaaatcttttattgttttaaactaaatgatgAAAGTGAACCACATCTAGCCTCATAAGATAATCTaccacacttaaaaaaattatgggAAATCCTGAGTTGGATGTAAACAGGATGTTGTATTTGCAATATATCAAGATGTTTCATAGAGCAtatgactttatattttaacatacaACCTTAGCAAGGAATTATGGtttactttttcttaaatagtaactttaaacattttagtcCACCTTGTTTATGCTGTTTGTACTAATTTGTTTTACCTAATGATTTTAAGGGTTAGTAGTTAGAATGCAATATTAAAACTATTAAATTCAGAAAATCACTAAAATCTTTGTACATTTTACTTCTGCTCTTCACAGCTGCCTGTGCAACTGAGGTCTTTAAAATCGCTAcaaggtttgttagagaaacacattttcttcaagGTTTTATTTCTTGATCTGAGCATCAATTACAGTCAGATTTGTCTTTTCAGTGCATATATTCCCTTGAACAACTACATGGTTTTTAATGATGTGGATGGACTATACACCTACACCTTTGAAGCCGAGagaaaggtttgtgtttttttactaaCCATAGACCGCTCACAGTTTTCATACAGAGAATAATGATCGGTGTTCCGAATCATCTTTCTATGACAGGAAAATTGCACAGCATGCAGCCAGGTACCTCAAGATCTCCAGTTCCCTCCTTCTGCCAAATTACAAGAAGTTTTAGAGTACCTGACAGAGACGGCCTCCTTGTGAGTTCTCGGAACAAAACATGACAATAtcataaatgtacaaatttgATCTATGATCACTTTAAGATGGTATAATTTTTCTGTCCAGACAAATGAAATCACCGGCCATCACCACAACCCTTGAAGGAAAGAACAAGACTTTGTATCTGCAGGTATACAAAATCTAACATTTAAACTGCTGCACAATCCGTTTACCTTGagctaaaacaaattttctaaTCTTATTGCAGTCTGTTAAGTCCATCGAAGAGCGCACAAGGCCAAACCTCTGCAAAACCTTAAAAGGTACACAAGagatgtctttttatttatttatttgctttatttttggccttaaaactgtaaatgcatcgtgttttattttcctccattgCAGAGCTGGGGTTGTCAGACGGACAGGAAATAGCTGTTGCCGATGTCACCACTCCACAGACGGTTCTATTCAAGATTAATTTCACTGCTTGAATTAAAAACTAACAGACTAAACCGCACTGACGCATCTGAATGCAAACTGGATGCAGGATCACTGCGTTTCTTTTGCTGTTGCAGTTGCACATTTGACATCAGGATGTAAATATGACGTAGAAGGTCTCACTTGTGAGACATCATGTTGATTGTGTTGTCTGAAGATGGAAtcaaataatattgtttttgtaacatgGTTCACTTCTTTATTTGTCCAATGCAGATCCATATTATATCCAGTTTCTTATTATTTGAGATTAATTATGTATGTAAACTCCAACCTAATAAAGTTTCTCattagaaatgttgttttttttttcattattggaCCTCAAGTAGACACCATACACAGCATACTCTGATTTGTTTTGGGTTCTGGGATCATTGCAAATTTGAAAGACCAATTTGTCTCTAgatgttgctttaatatttcaacATAATGCTTTTTCCTCATGTCGCCGTCTATTTTATGAGgtgcaccagttcctcctgaAGCAAAATTGCCCCACAACATGATCCTGCCACCGATACACTTCAAATAGAATGGGTTTACTTCAGGCAATTGTTCCCTGTTTGTCCTCCAAATGTAAGAATGGGCATTATAGTCAAACAGTCCCACTTTAGTTTCAGTAGAACACAGGACATATTTCCAGAAATTAATGTCCCCCTGCCCAACAAACACCTGCTTGGGTGTTGCTTCAACATCATCTCAAGCATGTGGTCACAAAATCTAACAGTTCTGTCACAGCAGAGTAGTCAGAAGATttcattgacatttttcttttattttatatttgattcTAACTTCTAAATCGTTACTGCATAATAATTAAACAGCTACTGATTCAATCTtagcttatttttttcatagCCTGTTATGACgtataaaacaaatcaaaatctttaATATGTCAAACACATGCTTTTTGTAATTAATCCGAAATGCCAGCAGCATGCATGTTTTGAGGctcatgttttcaaaatttctcaACCTGTCCACAGAGATGATTACCCGTTGAATTTAAATCTAGTAGTATTTTAATGTAGCACATAATCATCAGTGAAATATTTAgcagaaaaccatttttttccagattaaatCTTCTCCACCTACAGacagttgatttttatttttagagcttTTCATCAAGGAATCAGCCTGATCCTTTTGTTTCTTGCCTAGATTTAATAATTTAGGTTTATGTTATAGTTTAACTGAATATTGTAACTCTCTTTAAAACTTAAccttattaaaaaacaaaaatatatatatatttaaaatagatatattttaaagagaaagcaaaaaccccccccccaaaaaacatcatTCTCCATATCCAGTGTGCATGTCAACACTTCCCTTAAGCTTCTTAAGGCACTAATGAAAGTGGCCGCTTATTGTCCGGAAGACAGATGGTTTCTGTCTtgattaagttttaattttccTCTTGGATGGAACTGACAGGGTTGTCTGGTTCTGTAGCGAACAAGCGTCTTTCTCCCGTTGTTTCCTGTCGAAAGGGTAACTACGGTGCGACTCCTGGGACAGGAGCGGATCTGTGaaagtgcttctttttttttccggAGCTGACTTTTTGATTCTTTGTTCTGCAGCAGGCCTGCACTCctgtgattatttatttacttgattttagtttatttttttcaacttcaAGGGATAATACTTCAAAACTGGAGATTAGTATTTAATGCAACCTTGTTTTTCTCCTGATGAATGCTCTTACGCAGACAGACTGATGGGGACTCCTCTGAACCTTATCATGCACATAAATAAGACACAAGGCACAAGTAAGTGGAGAACATTAATTCTTAGTGCTATTAGAAATGTGTATGCCACACACTAATGTACGTAGTGTCTTTAAATAGCAAGGTAGCTTTAATAACACTGTAATAGCATCTAACTAATTTGGCTCAAATTTATCTGTCTACCAATAGGATAAACAGATGTACtaaaaaatctttgtatttttgcaaaacataagTTGTTCATGGAGTATTCACTTTTTGTCATCATTGTTCAGATGCTCTGTGGTACTTAGGATTAAAGTTcccagttttttgtgtgtgtgtgactcatCTGGACTACCACTTTATTCACAAAGATATACATAGCTTAAAGGAAAATATGACTCAGAAATTACTTTAGGTCTGGGTCTCGTCTGCTCCAAATATTGCTCCCAggtgtttggctttttttcagatttaatttttctcaTCCTGGCACCACAAATTTTGCATGAATCTCCATTTTGCTGTGTAGGTAAGATGAAGATGATCAAACTGACACAACAATTACTCTGGGGGTTCATTTTGCTCTGCACAGTAAACCTCAGCATCCAGCAAGTGTCCAGTGGCAACCAAAGCTCTCGAGGACAAAGAGGTAAGCATCAGCCCGGTCAGACCAACACACACCCAGCGGGGCTCATTAGGGCTCTTGGTCAAAGGCCTGCTGGCTTGGAGCAGAGCTCAATTAAAGCACAAACATCTTTAGAACCAccatacatttttatgatgctATAAGTCACAccgcagttgtttttttttttctttctttttacaaagTATGATATTAGTGGTCCTTATCAATTCTCGCAGATGCATCtcagtttataaaaatatcaCTGAAAAGTTAAGTAATTGCAGTAATTTGATTCcaaactgaaacacagagaTATTTTCATTAAGCAGAATGAAATACAGTATAATTCAACTAtttgtttcagttatttttttatatttacagcaCAGAgcttatgaaaaataaaacaaaggttATCTGACAATTTGAATATGACTTGACatgtaatatataatatatgaaatgaaaaataaataaatatgtgtaaTGGCTAGTTTATGGCTTTCACCATCATGGGAGCGAATGCACTTTTTACCTTCCAGTTAACGTTCCATGATTAGGCTATGCAGCACTCCGTTAATAGGACGCTTCTTTTGCAGTTATCCCTTTGTGGTTACCCTCTTCTTGAAAGTTATGAATGAATGGTGGAGATACTTGCAGTATTCGCCATGATTGCACAGACCGTAGCAATGTGCTTTTAgaatttaattgtttatgtAAATTAGGTTTTTAAACACATTCCTATTTACTGAACTGCATATGCATTATATTaagggaatttttttaattaaaagctcTAAGCagatttatggttttcttttcataGATCTCTATATATGAATTTATTGCTATAAAATCAGTGGCTTCTGGTCTAGATTCTTCAATTCCctgaagaaaataatataatggTTTACAGATTTAAGTGAAGAGACAGGATTTTGTGTCATGGGGAAAAAAGGTTTCCAGGCATTACTTAAAGGAATCAAGGAATGGTTTATGTAACTCTGCATTTGCATATAATATGTTCTGAGAAGCATCTAGAGACTTAAACTGTCAGataatgtagtggagtaaagaGTACATCGTTTATGACAGAAAGATCGGAAAGTGCCATCATGAAACagcataaaatattaatgttcaAGTAAAGTACTTTTGAAATATGTGATAGTAATGAACTAGAATAGTGAagtagacaaaataaatgttccttctTTCGTTGTGTCTGagtttctaaacattttgattatATCCAGTGTGCAATACATTTGGCATATTCTAAGTTTTCGAATTTGACTGTATAAATAAGATTGATGCTGTAAAAAAAGTACttggaaatgtttgttcttCTTGATTTTGCTATTTTGCTATTATGTGTTACTCATATATtcaaaaaaagtgtaatttattaTCTAAATAACAGAATTTGTACATACATTTTTTGCCAGTTTGACTACATTATTTTGATCAAACAGTTAGTACTTCAATAGTTTCAAATACTTTTATACTCTTGTTTGGATAATTTATGAAATAACGTGAGATACTTGAGTGAAGATACACAACAATATTGTTACTTTACCTCTGATTTCTGGTGATCAGACACGTATCAGGTCATGATTTGGATTGGTGATATTTCTCATTCCACTAGGTGGTGCTGTTGCTCTAAAGACAATAACAGCAAACGGTATAAGTAATGGTTAAGCTGCCTTCTTACTGGGtaattaaaatgagataaaag
It encodes the following:
- the LOC114148852 gene encoding NEDD8-activating enzyme E1 catalytic subunit isoform X1 yields the protein MADAEEPEKKRRRLEDLTEKMAVDSGHMDSDCDWDGRWNHVKKFLERPGPFTHPDFEPSTESLQFLLETCKILVIGAGGLGCELLKNLALSGFRLIHVVDMDTIDVSNLNRQFLFRPKDVGRPKADVAADFINSRISGCKVVPHFKKIQDFDDSFYRQFHIIVCGLDSIIARRWINGMLISLLSYEDGVLDPSSIIPLIDGGTEGFKGNARVILPGMTACIDCTLELYPPQINFPMCTIATMPRLPEHCVEYARILQWAKERPFGDTSLDGDNPEHIQWVFEKSQERAAEFNITGVTYRLTQGVVKRIIPAVASTNAVIAAACATEVFKIATSAYIPLNNYMVFNDVDGLYTYTFEAERKENCTACSQVPQDLQFPPSAKLQEVLEYLTETASLQMKSPAITTTLEGKNKTLYLQSVKSIEERTRPNLCKTLKELGLSDGQEIAVADVTTPQTVLFKINFTA
- the LOC114148852 gene encoding NEDD8-activating enzyme E1 catalytic subunit isoform X2, with protein sequence MAVDSGHMDSDCDWDGRWNHVKKFLERPGPFTHPDFEPSTESLQFLLETCKILVIGAGGLGCELLKNLALSGFRLIHVVDMDTIDVSNLNRQFLFRPKDVGRPKADVAADFINSRISGCKVVPHFKKIQDFDDSFYRQFHIIVCGLDSIIARRWINGMLISLLSYEDGVLDPSSIIPLIDGGTEGFKGNARVILPGMTACIDCTLELYPPQINFPMCTIATMPRLPEHCVEYARILQWAKERPFGDTSLDGDNPEHIQWVFEKSQERAAEFNITGVTYRLTQGVVKRIIPAVASTNAVIAAACATEVFKIATSAYIPLNNYMVFNDVDGLYTYTFEAERKENCTACSQVPQDLQFPPSAKLQEVLEYLTETASLQMKSPAITTTLEGKNKTLYLQSVKSIEERTRPNLCKTLKELGLSDGQEIAVADVTTPQTVLFKINFTA